The following proteins come from a genomic window of Micromonas commoda chromosome 2, complete sequence:
- a CDS encoding predicted protein, whose product MQHARNSTGALARAALAAGARPTGAGPARTDAMLAAVRGIGQVGVPENYGQVKDGPGTKFLGTPANHRELLEKRPLSPDVFDIDGSSTHYKFPVVALSSITNRVTGCVLSGAVAFGGSLCAVGGPEALPAFIEGFKSTVPFLVFPAKALVGFPFVYHTLGGFRHIVWDKTTNGIDNASAKASSIGLFAASGAVTAALASYTF is encoded by the exons atgcAGCACGCGCGAAACtcgaccggcgcgctcgcgcgtgcggccctcgccgccggcgcgaggccgacgggcgcgggtcccgccAGAACcgacgcgatgctcgcggccgTGCGGGGCATCGGACAGGTTGGAGTGCCCGAGAACTACGGGCAGGTGAAGGATGGGCCCGGGACCAAGTTCCTCGGGACCCCGGCCAACCACAGAGAG CTCCTGGAGAAGCGGCCGCTGTCCCCCGACGTGTTCGACATCGACGGCTCCTCCACCCACTACAAgttccccgtcgtcgcgctcagcTCAATCACCAACAGGGTCACCGGGTGCGTCCtctccggcgccgtggcGTTCGGAGGGTCGCTCTGCGCGGTGGGAGGACCGGAGGCGCTGCCCGCGTTCATCGAGGGGTTCAAGTCCACCGTGCCGTTCCTGGTGTTCCCCGCAaaggcgctcgtcgggtTCCCGTTCGTCTACCACACCCTCGGCGGGTTCCGGCACATCGTCTGGGACAAAACCACAAACGGCATCGACAACGCGAGCGCTAAGGCCAGTTCCATCGGTctgttcgcggcgtccggggccgtcaccgcggcgctggcgtccTACACCTTCTGA